The Deltaproteobacteria bacterium genome contains a region encoding:
- the purD gene encoding phosphoribosylamine--glycine ligase, giving the protein MNILVVGSGGREHALAWKIAKSRKVKKIFCAPGNPGIAQLAECVSIKIDDINGLREFAVKEKIDLTVVGPELPLTLGIVDSFEEKGLNIFGPSKKAAEIEGSKVFAKDLMQKYEIPTAVYRVFKNPKNAKDYVKEHSLPLVVKADGLAAGKGVIICKTNEDALDAIRLIMEKREFGRAGDRVIVEEFLKGQEVSFLAITDGKTVIPLPPCQDHKAVFDGDKGPNTGGMGAYSPTPLVTAKLKDEIMNSIMIPTVKAMEKEERPYKGVLYAGLMITKDGPRVLEYNCRFGDPEAQPIMMRLKNDLIDVLSASVEKRLNRIKLNCDNKVAISVVMASKGYPGNYEKGKEIRGVEDVSRLKNVVVFHAGTAINGNKLVTAGGRVLDVTAMGVGIKRAMNKVYEAVSRIKWEGVHYRKDIGAKAIK; this is encoded by the coding sequence ATGAATATATTAGTTGTGGGAAGCGGCGGCCGCGAACATGCTCTGGCATGGAAGATAGCCAAAAGCCGAAAAGTAAAAAAAATCTTTTGCGCGCCCGGAAATCCAGGAATTGCTCAGTTGGCAGAATGTGTTTCCATAAAGATTGATGATATAAACGGCCTTAGAGAATTTGCTGTTAAGGAAAAGATAGACCTTACAGTTGTAGGCCCGGAACTGCCGTTAACGTTAGGTATAGTTGACAGCTTTGAAGAAAAGGGGCTTAATATCTTTGGCCCTTCAAAAAAGGCAGCAGAGATAGAAGGGAGTAAGGTCTTTGCAAAAGACCTGATGCAGAAATATGAAATACCAACAGCAGTTTATAGGGTATTTAAAAATCCAAAAAATGCAAAAGACTATGTAAAGGAACACAGCCTCCCGCTGGTTGTCAAGGCAGACGGCCTTGCGGCAGGTAAAGGGGTTATAATCTGTAAAACAAATGAGGATGCGCTTGACGCAATAAGGCTTATAATGGAAAAAAGGGAATTTGGCAGAGCCGGAGACAGGGTAATCGTGGAAGAATTTTTAAAAGGCCAAGAGGTGTCATTTCTGGCAATAACTGACGGTAAGACAGTTATCCCCCTGCCACCTTGCCAGGATCACAAGGCTGTGTTTGATGGGGATAAGGGGCCGAACACAGGCGGCATGGGCGCCTATTCCCCAACACCGCTCGTAACTGCCAAATTAAAAGATGAGATAATGAACAGCATAATGATTCCGACTGTTAAGGCAATGGAAAAAGAGGAAAGACCTTATAAAGGCGTGCTTTATGCAGGACTTATGATTACAAAAGACGGCCCCAGAGTTTTGGAATATAACTGTAGATTTGGCGACCCTGAAGCGCAGCCTATAATGATGAGGCTTAAAAATGATCTGATAGATGTTCTTTCAGCATCGGTTGAGAAGAGGCTTAATAGGATTAAGCTTAATTGCGATAACAAGGTTGCTATATCCGTTGTTATGGCATCAAAAGGTTATCCGGGAAATTATGAAAAGGGTAAAGAAATAAGAGGAGTTGAAGATGTATCGAGACTAAAAAATGTTGTTGTTTTTCATGCCGGCACAGCAATAAATGGTAACAAACTTGTGACAGCAGGGGGCAGGGTTCTCGATGTAACTGCCATGGGCGTTGGAATAAAAAGGGCTATGAATAAAGTCTATGAGGCGGTATCAAGGATAAAATGGGAAGGTGTGCATTATCGGAAGGATATTGGGGCAAAGGCGATAAAATAG
- a CDS encoding SIR2 family protein — protein sequence MLSNNTEKSLQEILRQIQQGKVALFLGAGASHSAGGPTGKKLTEMIKERFLNIDQSLNGFIEVCQDVIDTPPYNRNELEEFIKSKLESLQPTISHEIMTKYDWAAIFTTNFDDLVEVAYRINTEERFKPCQPIYSEKFQVNPSDRSKVCLFKIMGSITATEGESGRMVLSRADYNHALIRRRKYLELLSDFVKSGTTIFMGYSFGDRLVLDIIDDLIEIYGKDRLPWSYALFDQLQPMDEKTQHMFSSRKIIPLEYGFDNFFKFLDKNHQIPAEKYVAKNVRLKLKGHTLEISDADERQYAEYFEILNEEKIYQQLGEKDRFFMGTNKSWGAFREDWDFKRDLYISPNFKRISGEKEFSRCLKDRVFDELKKHDIENNKVLLLTGMSGVGKTMMLRRLAYDVYRSGEAPVIIVSSSRISFDYKLVASLIENLNHELNQKIPEGQHIPPIKPVIIIDDAASLIRHVNRLKDYLTSRGRPALIIAAERKGEWDLMWKTFPFQIPKENIYELSEQLTDDEKIKIIDHLYNLGYIQTKGTFWDAIIDRELEDSFFATIYTLVHPSKKPLNLIIQDQYQNLTNLTQKAFQYICCFHQFNLPMNLELLVRSLKCTYADFNSDVIEKDAAKVIFEEQDEIGNLLYRTHHRIIAKKTVESFFGDPEMQKNIFLEIFKEAILTNRKEREICEKLLVEHIGPNAKPQILSHEQQRQIFRTICEKNPVRSLVHHWGVLEVDDHQPLEAERLLKWALEIPRDDIESYRGESDQNILTSLGSLYSRMGIDCIKKSKMKEAEEYFEKAEASFQNAKHGEFPNAYAYHSHAYMWYSRGNQTGDEVEKINHYANALEILSIAKDNLNEEELQQIYELETLIWSQIGDETRIVQSLETLRDKFKSARGYYLNAELLWRKAQEKEGEERKKIFELAMRKVEKGLKVFPQDEHCLRLQCKLLKELLPGDLNGYYESLTKWKTAATMPNAWLLYELGRTAFILGYYDHSKDFFKELETGVGMGHKLRSRPRNPILDEKEYKKEFEGNIVKILSSYEGYIRCETLRSLRYNIAFRPIASNFTPSPGDSVKFHIEFSYRGLRAENVRKI from the coding sequence ATGTTAAGTAACAATACTGAAAAATCTTTACAGGAGATATTGCGTCAAATTCAACAAGGGAAAGTAGCACTGTTTCTTGGCGCTGGTGCTTCTCATTCCGCAGGAGGACCTACAGGGAAAAAACTTACCGAAATGATAAAAGAGAGGTTTTTAAATATCGACCAGTCCCTAAATGGTTTTATTGAGGTTTGCCAGGATGTTATTGATACACCGCCTTATAATCGTAATGAGCTTGAGGAATTTATAAAAAGTAAGCTTGAATCTCTTCAGCCTACCATATCACATGAAATAATGACAAAATATGATTGGGCAGCTATTTTTACCACGAACTTCGATGACCTTGTTGAGGTAGCATATAGGATAAATACCGAAGAACGGTTTAAACCTTGTCAGCCAATCTATTCAGAGAAGTTTCAGGTAAACCCTTCCGATAGAAGCAAAGTTTGTTTATTTAAAATAATGGGCTCTATAACAGCCACAGAAGGTGAGAGTGGCCGTATGGTATTGTCCAGAGCAGACTATAACCATGCTCTCATAAGAAGACGAAAGTACCTCGAGTTGCTTTCAGACTTTGTTAAATCTGGAACTACAATTTTCATGGGATATAGCTTTGGAGATCGTTTAGTTTTGGATATCATAGACGATTTAATCGAAATCTATGGTAAAGACAGGCTACCATGGAGTTATGCCCTCTTTGATCAATTACAACCAATGGATGAAAAGACGCAGCATATGTTTTCAAGTAGGAAGATAATTCCTTTGGAATATGGTTTTGATAATTTTTTTAAGTTTTTAGATAAGAACCACCAAATCCCTGCAGAAAAATATGTTGCTAAGAATGTGCGATTAAAACTGAAAGGACATACTCTGGAAATTAGCGATGCCGATGAGAGACAATACGCAGAGTATTTTGAGATTTTAAACGAAGAAAAAATCTATCAGCAACTAGGTGAAAAAGATAGATTTTTTATGGGGACTAACAAAAGCTGGGGGGCTTTTAGAGAGGACTGGGATTTCAAGCGAGACCTTTACATATCACCTAATTTCAAGCGAATATCTGGTGAAAAAGAATTCTCGAGATGTCTTAAAGATAGGGTATTTGATGAACTCAAGAAACATGACATTGAAAATAATAAGGTGCTTTTGCTAACAGGGATGTCTGGGGTTGGCAAGACAATGATGTTAAGGAGATTGGCATATGATGTATATAGAAGCGGTGAGGCACCTGTCATTATTGTTAGCTCATCTCGGATTAGTTTTGATTATAAATTAGTCGCAAGTTTAATAGAAAACCTGAACCATGAACTTAATCAGAAAATTCCTGAAGGCCAACACATACCTCCGATAAAGCCTGTTATTATAATTGATGACGCAGCTTCACTCATCCGACATGTAAATCGTTTAAAGGATTACCTTACGTCAAGAGGCAGACCTGCTCTCATCATTGCTGCTGAGCGCAAGGGGGAATGGGATTTGATGTGGAAGACATTTCCATTCCAAATACCGAAAGAAAATATTTATGAATTAAGTGAACAATTGACTGATGATGAAAAGATTAAAATTATTGATCATCTTTATAATTTGGGTTACATCCAAACAAAAGGAACATTTTGGGATGCTATCATTGACAGGGAGTTAGAAGATTCCTTTTTTGCTACGATATATACTTTAGTCCATCCTTCAAAAAAACCGTTGAATCTGATTATCCAAGACCAATATCAAAATCTAACTAATCTTACACAGAAAGCTTTTCAATATATATGCTGTTTCCATCAATTCAATCTTCCAATGAACCTCGAACTTTTAGTCCGATCTTTAAAATGTACTTATGCCGATTTTAATAGCGATGTTATTGAGAAAGATGCTGCCAAAGTAATATTTGAAGAACAAGATGAAATTGGGAATCTTCTTTATCGCACTCACCACCGTATTATAGCCAAAAAAACAGTAGAATCATTCTTTGGTGACCCAGAAATGCAAAAAAATATCTTCTTAGAAATCTTCAAGGAAGCCATTTTAACAAATCGTAAGGAAAGGGAAATCTGTGAGAAACTTTTGGTTGAGCATATTGGACCAAATGCTAAGCCACAGATTCTTTCCCATGAACAACAAAGACAAATCTTTAGAACAATTTGTGAAAAGAATCCTGTTCGGAGTTTGGTACATCATTGGGGCGTGTTAGAAGTGGATGACCATCAACCTTTGGAAGCAGAAAGGTTATTGAAATGGGCTTTGGAAATACCACGAGATGATATTGAATCATATCGTGGTGAATCAGACCAAAATATTCTAACCTCTCTTGGTAGTCTTTATTCCCGTATGGGCATAGATTGCATCAAAAAAAGTAAAATGAAAGAAGCCGAAGAATATTTTGAAAAAGCTGAAGCATCCTTTCAAAACGCAAAACATGGAGAATTCCCAAATGCGTATGCCTATCATAGTCATGCGTATATGTGGTATTCGAGAGGGAATCAAACAGGAGATGAAGTAGAAAAAATAAATCATTATGCTAATGCCTTAGAAATCTTATCAATTGCAAAGGACAACTTGAATGAAGAGGAACTTCAACAAATTTATGAGTTAGAAACATTAATCTGGTCTCAAATTGGAGATGAAACAAGAATTGTCCAAAGCTTGGAAACCTTGCGAGATAAATTTAAAAGTGCACGCGGTTATTATCTAAACGCTGAGTTACTGTGGCGCAAGGCACAGGAGAAAGAAGGCGAAGAAAGAAAAAAGATTTTTGAGTTAGCAATGAGGAAAGTTGAAAAGGGACTCAAAGTTTTCCCTCAAGACGAACATTGCCTCCGTTTGCAGTGTAAATTATTAAAAGAACTATTGCCCGGTGATTTAAATGGGTATTACGAATCTCTGACGAAATGGAAAACAGCAGCCACTATGCCAAATGCATGGCTTTTATATGAATTGGGAAGGACTGCCTTCATCTTAGGATATTATGACCATTCTAAAGACTTCTTTAAAGAATTAGAAACTGGCGTTGGGATGGGACATAAATTGCGTTCTCGTCCTCGGAATCCTATCCTTGATGAAAAAGAATATAAGAAAGAATTTGAGGGAAATATAGTAAAGATATTATCATCATATGAGGGATACATCCGATGTGAGACTCTACGAAGCTTAAGATATAATATTGCATTTCGTCCAATTGCCAGTAATTTTACACCTTCTCCTGGAGATTCAGTAAAATTCCATATAGAGTTTAGCTATAGAGGACTAAGAGCAGAAAATGTAAGAAAAATATAA
- a CDS encoding DUF4258 domain-containing protein produces the protein MSRIQKIRQRISDKDYYISSHAEDEMLDDKIERVDIENAVLKGRIEKKLTEDIRGVRYRIEGPARDGRKLHVICRQKDDGNLIIITAYALTEGI, from the coding sequence ATGTCAAGGATACAAAAGATTAGGCAGAGGATTAGTGATAAGGACTATTACATTTCATCACATGCAGAAGATGAAATGCTTGATGATAAAATAGAGAGAGTTGATATAGAGAATGCCGTTCTTAAAGGAAGGATTGAAAAGAAACTAACAGAGGACATAAGGGGCGTAAGATATAGAATTGAAGGGCCTGCCAGAGATGGCAGAAAACTTCATGTTATTTGTAGACAAAAAGACGACGGAAATCTTATTATAATAACAGCATATGCTTTAACGGAGGGAATATGA
- a CDS encoding YgiT-type zinc finger protein — MICEFCGGQTATKKVKRQHWLHNKLYIVENVEAEVCSECGERYFHAKVLEEIDYLLEKEHVVKEQINVEVVSL; from the coding sequence ATGATTTGTGAATTCTGTGGAGGACAAACAGCAACGAAGAAGGTTAAAAGGCAACACTGGCTCCATAACAAACTGTATATAGTTGAAAATGTAGAGGCAGAGGTCTGTTCTGAATGCGGCGAGCGCTATTTTCATGCCAAAGTCCTTGAAGAGATAGACTATCTTCTTGAAAAAGAACATGTTGTCAAAGAACAAATAAATGTAGAAGTTGTTAGCCTATAA
- the purE gene encoding 5-(carboxyamino)imidazole ribonucleotide mutase has translation MAKPLVGILMGSDSDLPVMEEAVKVLKDFDIPYEITISSAHRSPKRTSDYAKSAADRGIKVIIAGAGRAAHLAGFIAAETILPVIGVPIDSSSLKGMDALLSTVQMPGGVPVAAMAIGKAGAKNAGIFAAQILATADKGLHEKLKAYKEKQASAVEKKAKKLNSSIKDFGDKL, from the coding sequence ATGGCAAAACCTTTAGTTGGCATATTAATGGGTAGCGATTCAGACCTTCCTGTCATGGAAGAGGCTGTAAAGGTGTTAAAGGATTTTGATATACCGTATGAAATCACAATTTCATCTGCCCATCGTTCACCAAAAAGAACTTCGGATTATGCAAAAAGCGCGGCAGACAGGGGTATCAAGGTTATTATTGCAGGCGCAGGAAGAGCAGCGCACCTTGCAGGATTTATAGCAGCAGAGACAATATTGCCTGTTATTGGCGTACCCATAGATTCATCTTCTTTAAAAGGTATGGATGCGCTTCTATCCACTGTCCAGATGCCTGGGGGTGTGCCTGTTGCAGCAATGGCAATCGGCAAGGCAGGGGCAAAGAATGCAGGGATATTTGCGGCGCAGATACTTGCTACGGCTGATAAAGGGCTGCATGAAAAACTTAAGGCATACAAAGAAAAACAGGCAAGCGCGGTGGAGAAAAAGGCAAAAAAACTCAACTCCTCGATTAAAGATTTCGGGGACAAGCTATGA
- a CDS encoding L-threonylcarbamoyladenylate synthase — protein sequence MTIFFKGADVLLNGSAQKQIPDIFKRGGVIVYPTETFYGLGVDPFNEAAVNKLFKLKARDPDKPISILIKDEKMLLELVEEIPSSAEILRKKFWPGPLTIIFKAKKLIPSVITGNTGKIAVRISSNPITQKLLEIIDSPITTTSANPSGKKSPVTADEVAGYFGDKIDLIIDGGLLSGKLGSTIVDATEEKLKVIREGEIPVKTVLASVQQ from the coding sequence ATGACCATCTTTTTTAAAGGAGCCGACGTATTACTCAACGGTTCAGCTCAGAAGCAGATTCCGGATATTTTTAAAAGAGGCGGAGTAATTGTATATCCCACAGAAACCTTTTACGGCCTTGGGGTTGACCCTTTTAATGAGGCTGCGGTAAATAAACTTTTTAAATTAAAAGCCCGCGACCCTGACAAACCGATATCAATCCTGATTAAAGATGAAAAGATGCTTCTGGAGCTTGTTGAAGAAATCCCGTCATCCGCAGAAATATTGAGAAAAAAATTCTGGCCGGGGCCTTTGACAATTATATTCAAGGCAAAAAAATTAATTCCATCCGTTATTACTGGAAACACAGGCAAAATAGCCGTTAGAATATCCAGTAACCCTATAACTCAAAAACTTCTTGAAATAATAGATTCTCCTATTACAACAACCAGCGCTAATCCATCGGGCAAAAAAAGTCCAGTAACAGCAGATGAGGTTGCAGGCTATTTTGGAGATAAAATAGACCTGATAATTGATGGCGGCCTGTTATCCGGTAAACTCGGCTCAACGATTGTAGATGCGACAGAAGAAAAATTGAAAGTAATAAGAGAAGGTGAAATCCCTGTAAAGACCGTATTAGCGTCGGTTCAACAATAA
- a CDS encoding Glu/Leu/Phe/Val dehydrogenase, whose translation MTNNNSFQEVLDRLEKVNKHLNLPPAIYNRLRCPRRSLIVSLPVRMDNGEVRYFEGYRVHYNTARGPAKGGIRYHPNVTLNEIITLAALMTWKCAVVDVPFGGAKGGVACDTTKMSRDEIKHLTRRYTYEIAMLIGPESDIPAPDMYTNEQVMAWIMDTYSTIKGYSVPGVVTGKPVCIGGSLGRKTATSQGLVTVLLEAVKHLGLPQTGLTISIIGFGNVGAAAADILYEKGMRIVGLADSKAAIYNPKGLDINAVKKHKSDKKYLAGFKGADEISVDELVGLKCDVLIPAALEGQINSKNANNVKAKIIAEGANDPTTREADTVLNEKGVFILPDILANAGGVVVSYFEWVQDIQRFFWQEDEIQKKLDGIMIKAFKHVLAISQDKKVDMRTAAMILGVGRVAEASAVRGLYP comes from the coding sequence ATGACCAATAATAATTCCTTTCAAGAAGTTCTGGACAGACTTGAGAAGGTAAATAAACATCTCAATCTCCCCCCCGCAATCTACAACAGGCTGCGCTGCCCCCGACGTTCTCTGATAGTCTCCCTCCCTGTTAGGATGGACAATGGAGAGGTCAGATATTTTGAAGGCTACAGGGTGCATTATAACACTGCCAGAGGCCCTGCCAAAGGCGGTATAAGATACCATCCTAATGTTACGCTAAATGAAATAATAACCCTTGCTGCGCTTATGACATGGAAATGCGCGGTTGTAGACGTACCGTTCGGGGGCGCTAAAGGCGGCGTTGCCTGCGACACCACAAAAATGAGCCGCGACGAGATAAAACATTTGACCCGCAGGTATACATACGAAATAGCGATGCTGATAGGTCCTGAGTCTGACATACCCGCGCCTGATATGTATACAAACGAACAGGTAATGGCATGGATAATGGATACCTACAGCACAATAAAAGGATACTCTGTGCCGGGTGTTGTTACAGGAAAACCTGTTTGTATCGGAGGCTCTCTGGGTAGAAAGACCGCCACCTCCCAGGGTCTTGTAACTGTGCTGCTGGAGGCTGTCAAACATCTTGGGCTTCCGCAGACAGGTCTTACAATTTCTATAATAGGCTTTGGCAATGTGGGAGCAGCAGCAGCAGACATACTATATGAAAAGGGGATGCGCATAGTGGGCCTAGCAGATTCCAAAGCCGCTATCTATAATCCCAAGGGACTGGATATAAACGCTGTGAAAAAACATAAGTCTGATAAAAAATATCTTGCGGGCTTCAAAGGCGCAGATGAGATTTCTGTGGATGAGTTGGTCGGCCTTAAGTGCGATGTGCTGATCCCTGCTGCACTGGAAGGCCAGATAAACTCAAAAAATGCAAACAATGTTAAAGCCAAAATCATTGCAGAAGGCGCTAATGACCCGACAACCCGGGAGGCAGATACAGTACTGAATGAAAAGGGTGTGTTTATACTCCCCGATATCTTGGCCAATGCTGGAGGCGTTGTTGTCTCATACTTTGAATGGGTACAGGATATACAACGGTTTTTTTGGCAGGAAGACGAGATACAAAAAAAATTAGATGGGATTATGATTAAAGCCTTTAAACATGTGCTGGCAATATCTCAGGATAAAAAAGTAGATATGCGAACGGCTGCAATGATTCTGGGGGTTGGCCGGGTAGCTGAAGCCAGCGCGGTAAGAGGTTTGTATCCCTGA
- the dnaA gene encoding chromosomal replication initiator protein DnaA has translation MSTIDIWKKCLEAVKGQIPGQHFNTWFKPISVAGINETSLELEVPNRFFLEWLKDHYLPLIQEAITKTSQREYSIVWRIGKVSTQRTSIPVSTALSQTSAVAERVLTNTGFNPYYTFENFVVGKDNQLAHAACTAVANQFSNKYNPLFVYGGVGLGKTHLLQAIGHNVLQRTNSTKICYYTSEGFMNEFVSAMQRGKMDDFRNRFRRSDLLLIDDVQFWAGGKGRTQEEFFHTFNALYEAHKQIVITSDKYPKDLDGLEERLRSRFEMGLIVDIQPPDMETKMAILQKKAVLESVVLPDDVTRFLASLGSSNIRELEGYLARTIAVSSLSSKEITLSMVKDTLKDIMKDNKIKVITIDMVQKAVASFFNISVADLKSKRRLRNFVVPRQIAMYFARECCKSSFPEIGTAFGNKDHSTVIHAVNRIKKLIEKDPEQRRVVRSIKDIINK, from the coding sequence ATGAGTACAATTGACATCTGGAAAAAATGTCTTGAGGCTGTTAAGGGCCAAATACCCGGTCAGCATTTTAATACATGGTTTAAGCCTATAAGTGTAGCAGGTATCAATGAAACCTCTTTAGAATTGGAGGTTCCCAACCGCTTTTTTCTGGAATGGCTGAAGGACCATTATCTCCCTCTTATACAAGAGGCCATTACAAAAACAAGTCAGAGGGAATATTCTATCGTATGGCGTATAGGAAAAGTATCGACGCAACGTACCTCCATACCTGTTTCAACCGCCCTTTCACAAACATCTGCTGTCGCTGAAAGAGTTCTGACAAACACAGGTTTTAACCCGTATTATACCTTTGAAAATTTTGTTGTGGGAAAAGATAATCAACTTGCCCACGCAGCGTGTACTGCTGTGGCTAATCAATTTTCCAATAAATATAATCCTCTTTTTGTATACGGCGGGGTTGGGTTGGGGAAAACTCATCTCCTCCAGGCTATTGGACATAATGTCCTTCAAAGAACTAACTCCACCAAGATATGCTACTATACATCTGAAGGATTTATGAATGAGTTTGTAAGCGCGATGCAGCGCGGTAAGATGGATGATTTTAGAAATAGGTTCAGGCGGTCAGATCTCCTCCTTATAGATGATGTCCAGTTTTGGGCAGGAGGCAAGGGGAGAACCCAGGAGGAATTCTTTCATACCTTTAACGCCCTCTATGAGGCACATAAGCAAATTGTAATTACCAGCGATAAATACCCGAAAGATCTTGATGGCCTGGAGGAAAGGCTCAGGAGCCGTTTTGAGATGGGTTTAATTGTTGATATCCAGCCCCCTGATATGGAAACAAAAATGGCCATTCTGCAAAAAAAAGCAGTGTTGGAATCCGTCGTCCTTCCTGATGATGTCACCCGTTTTTTGGCATCTCTTGGCAGCTCCAATATCAGGGAGTTAGAGGGTTATCTTGCCAGGACAATCGCGGTATCTTCATTATCAAGCAAAGAGATTACTCTGTCTATGGTTAAGGATACTCTCAAAGATATAATGAAGGACAATAAAATAAAGGTTATAACTATTGACATGGTTCAAAAGGCTGTGGCTTCATTTTTTAATATAAGTGTGGCTGACCTAAAATCCAAAAGAAGACTGAGAAATTTTGTTGTGCCGAGACAAATAGCAATGTATTTTGCAAGGGAGTGTTGTAAATCTTCATTCCCTGAGATAGGAACCGCCTTTGGTAATAAAGATCATTCCACAGTTATCCATGCCGTCAATAGGATAAAAAAGCTAATAGAAAAAGACCCTGAGCAGAGAAGGGTTGTCCGTTCTATAAAAGATATTATAAATAAATGA
- the dnaN gene encoding DNA polymerase III subunit beta codes for MKFQIEKPIFLKALQRVQGIVEKRNTMPILANILIKAQHGKIEIMATDLEVSIKDLCDVVVIKEGNATINARKLFEIIKEAPEDKIDIADEDGGKITIKSGKAKFNIVGLPVEEFPSFPVYDEGGFFRAAPETLKEMIEKTVFASSTDETRYNINGVFVEKDGTKIRMVATDGHRLAVIEKNSEWPELNKGVILPRKGILELKKFLDDAVEGAFSLAFTVNSMIVKKDSTVLVIRLIDGEFPDYKQVIPKGNDSKVKLGRVDFLSSLRRVSLLSMEKGRGVKFGLSKGKLELSSNNPDVGEAREEIGVDYKNDGLEIGFNATYMMEALGVIGGDEIVLELKDRESPAMLKSAIPNGYVYVIMPMRI; via the coding sequence ATGAAATTTCAAATTGAAAAACCTATATTTTTAAAAGCGCTTCAGCGGGTTCAGGGAATCGTTGAAAAAAGGAATACTATGCCAATATTAGCCAATATACTAATAAAGGCACAGCATGGAAAGATTGAAATAATGGCAACCGATCTTGAAGTGTCAATTAAAGATTTATGCGATGTAGTGGTAATAAAAGAGGGGAATGCGACAATAAACGCAAGAAAACTTTTTGAAATAATAAAAGAGGCCCCGGAAGACAAAATAGATATAGCAGATGAAGACGGCGGAAAAATAACCATAAAAAGTGGAAAGGCTAAATTTAATATAGTTGGTCTGCCTGTAGAAGAATTTCCATCTTTTCCTGTTTATGACGAAGGAGGGTTTTTTAGAGCGGCGCCGGAAACATTAAAGGAAATGATAGAAAAGACGGTCTTTGCCTCTTCCACAGATGAGACACGATATAATATAAACGGTGTGTTTGTGGAAAAAGATGGGACAAAGATAAGAATGGTGGCAACAGACGGCCACCGCCTGGCTGTAATAGAAAAAAACAGTGAGTGGCCGGAGCTTAATAAAGGGGTTATACTGCCGCGAAAGGGAATTTTAGAGTTAAAGAAATTCCTTGATGACGCAGTGGAGGGGGCTTTCTCCTTGGCCTTTACAGTTAATAGTATGATTGTGAAAAAAGACTCTACTGTTTTAGTTATACGACTTATAGATGGAGAATTCCCTGATTATAAACAGGTTATACCAAAGGGTAACGACAGTAAGGTAAAATTGGGGAGAGTGGATTTTTTAAGTTCTTTAAGAAGGGTTTCCCTGCTCTCTATGGAAAAGGGAAGAGGTGTTAAATTCGGTTTGTCAAAAGGAAAGTTGGAGCTTTCTTCTAATAATCCTGATGTCGGGGAGGCAAGGGAAGAGATAGGTGTGGACTATAAGAACGATGGGTTGGAGATTGGTTTTAATGCCACATATATGATGGAGGCTTTAGGGGTTATTGGAGGGGATGAAATTGTCCTTGAGCTTAAAGACCGTGAAAGTCCGGCCATGTTGAAATCAGCCATCCCAAATGGTTATGTGTATGTTATCATGCCCATGAGAATTTAA
- a CDS encoding single-stranded DNA-binding protein, whose product MASLNKAMLIGNLGKDPEIKYTPEGLAIAKFSIATKEQWKDKDGKKQDKTEWHNIVTFGKLAEICGEYLVKGKQVYIEGRIQTRSWDDKDGNKKYMTEIVANTMQMLGKADASLKGATVTDENAVVSEPPHMDEDVPF is encoded by the coding sequence ATGGCAAGTCTTAACAAGGCAATGTTAATAGGAAATCTTGGCAAAGACCCTGAAATAAAATACACCCCGGAAGGTCTGGCAATAGCAAAGTTCAGTATAGCCACAAAAGAACAGTGGAAAGATAAAGACGGCAAAAAACAGGATAAGACCGAATGGCATAATATTGTTACTTTTGGTAAATTGGCGGAGATATGCGGCGAATACCTTGTAAAGGGCAAACAAGTCTATATCGAGGGCAGGATACAGACAAGAAGTTGGGACGATAAGGACGGCAATAAAAAATATATGACAGAGATTGTCGCCAACACCATGCAGATGCTCGGCAAAGCAGATGCCTCATTAAAGGGCGCAACGGTTACCGATGAAAATGCTGTTGTTTCAGAACCACCTCATATGGATGAGGATGTTCCTTTTTAA